One segment of Carya illinoinensis cultivar Pawnee chromosome 1, C.illinoinensisPawnee_v1, whole genome shotgun sequence DNA contains the following:
- the LOC122275935 gene encoding uncharacterized protein LOC122275935 isoform X3 translates to MSLMGEEGRSYELARKLEACGVWRSWLGDFKYAGFSDFLNSPSSWKAFMRIDESNSRAHIHLQLRVRALLFDKASISLFLRSNPLSSSSLASSSIAVSKLNPSCESSIRFSACFFGCGFGDDVYFTLENSAQDWVQQWEGGVLSNTASSKENDEKENSDKEDRQHHSTVGLNQNIKK, encoded by the exons ATGTCTCTAATGGGGGAGGAGGGTCGGAGCTACGAACTGGCCAGAAAGCTCGAGGCCTGCGGGGTGTGGCGCTCGTGGCTGGGCGACTTCAAATATGCCGGTTTCTCCGATTTCCTCAACTCGCCTTCCTCATGGAAAGCCTTCATGCGGATCGACGAGTCCAATTCTAGGGCTCATATCCATCTCCAACTCCGGGTTCGAGCGCTCCTCTTCGACAAGGCCAgcatctctctcttcctccgCTCCAATCCGTTGTCTTCTTCGTCTCTAGCATCTTCTTCTATTGCAGTTTCAAAGCTCAATCCGAGTTGTGAGTCTTCAATTAGATTCTCAGCATGTTTTTTTGGCTGTGGATT CGGTGATGACGTTTACTTCACGTTGGAGAACTCTGCACAAGACTGGGTACAACAGTGGGAAGGTGGTGTTTTGTCCAATACGGCGTCTTCCAAG gaaaatgacgaGAAAGAAAATTCAGATAAAGAGGATCGACAACACCACAGCACGGTCG GATTGAACCAAAATATCAAGAAATAG
- the LOC122275935 gene encoding uncharacterized protein LOC122275935 isoform X1: MSLMGEEGRSYELARKLEACGVWRSWLGDFKYAGFSDFLNSPSSWKAFMRIDESNSRAHIHLQLRVRALLFDKASISLFLRSNPLSSSSLASSSIAVSKLNPSCESSIRFSACFFGCGFGDDVYFTLENSAQDWVQQWEGGVLSNTASSKVRFLNFILFYLYLFACFLILKSFGHLCLVLTGMGSLGDL, encoded by the exons ATGTCTCTAATGGGGGAGGAGGGTCGGAGCTACGAACTGGCCAGAAAGCTCGAGGCCTGCGGGGTGTGGCGCTCGTGGCTGGGCGACTTCAAATATGCCGGTTTCTCCGATTTCCTCAACTCGCCTTCCTCATGGAAAGCCTTCATGCGGATCGACGAGTCCAATTCTAGGGCTCATATCCATCTCCAACTCCGGGTTCGAGCGCTCCTCTTCGACAAGGCCAgcatctctctcttcctccgCTCCAATCCGTTGTCTTCTTCGTCTCTAGCATCTTCTTCTATTGCAGTTTCAAAGCTCAATCCGAGTTGTGAGTCTTCAATTAGATTCTCAGCATGTTTTTTTGGCTGTGGATT CGGTGATGACGTTTACTTCACGTTGGAGAACTCTGCACAAGACTGGGTACAACAGTGGGAAGGTGGTGTTTTGTCCAATACGGCGTCTTCCAAGGTTCGATTCCTCAATTTCATCCTCTTTTATCTctacttgtttgcttgttttttgattttaaaaagttttggtCATCTTTGCTTGGTTCTCACCGGGATGGGCAGTTTAGGAGATTTATAA
- the LOC122275935 gene encoding uncharacterized protein LOC122275935 isoform X2, whose product MSLMGEEGRSYELARKLEACGVWRSWLGDFKYAGFSDFLNSPSSWKAFMRIDESNSRAHIHLQLRVRALLFDKASISLFLRSNPLSSSSLASSSIAVSKLNPSYLRLCGDDVYFTLENSAQDWVQQWEGGVLSNTASSKVRFLNFILFYLYLFACFLILKSFGHLCLVLTGMGSLGDL is encoded by the exons ATGTCTCTAATGGGGGAGGAGGGTCGGAGCTACGAACTGGCCAGAAAGCTCGAGGCCTGCGGGGTGTGGCGCTCGTGGCTGGGCGACTTCAAATATGCCGGTTTCTCCGATTTCCTCAACTCGCCTTCCTCATGGAAAGCCTTCATGCGGATCGACGAGTCCAATTCTAGGGCTCATATCCATCTCCAACTCCGGGTTCGAGCGCTCCTCTTCGACAAGGCCAgcatctctctcttcctccgCTCCAATCCGTTGTCTTCTTCGTCTCTAGCATCTTCTTCTATTGCAGTTTCAAAGCTCAATCCGAGTT ATTTGAGATTGTGCGGTGATGACGTTTACTTCACGTTGGAGAACTCTGCACAAGACTGGGTACAACAGTGGGAAGGTGGTGTTTTGTCCAATACGGCGTCTTCCAAGGTTCGATTCCTCAATTTCATCCTCTTTTATCTctacttgtttgcttgttttttgattttaaaaagttttggtCATCTTTGCTTGGTTCTCACCGGGATGGGCAGTTTAGGAGATTTATAA
- the LOC122275935 gene encoding uncharacterized protein LOC122275935 isoform X6 — MSLMGEEGRSYELARKLEACGVWRSWLGDFKYAGFSDFLNSPSSWKAFMRIDESNSRAHIHLQLRVRALLFDKASISLFLRSNPLSSSSLASSSIAVSKLNPSYLRLCGDDVYFTLENSAQDWVQQWEGGVLSNTASSKD; from the exons ATGTCTCTAATGGGGGAGGAGGGTCGGAGCTACGAACTGGCCAGAAAGCTCGAGGCCTGCGGGGTGTGGCGCTCGTGGCTGGGCGACTTCAAATATGCCGGTTTCTCCGATTTCCTCAACTCGCCTTCCTCATGGAAAGCCTTCATGCGGATCGACGAGTCCAATTCTAGGGCTCATATCCATCTCCAACTCCGGGTTCGAGCGCTCCTCTTCGACAAGGCCAgcatctctctcttcctccgCTCCAATCCGTTGTCTTCTTCGTCTCTAGCATCTTCTTCTATTGCAGTTTCAAAGCTCAATCCGAGTT ATTTGAGATTGTGCGGTGATGACGTTTACTTCACGTTGGAGAACTCTGCACAAGACTGGGTACAACAGTGGGAAGGTGGTGTTTTGTCCAATACGGCGTCTTCCAAG GATTGA
- the LOC122275935 gene encoding uncharacterized protein LOC122275935 isoform X4, which produces MSLMGEEGRSYELARKLEACGVWRSWLGDFKYAGFSDFLNSPSSWKAFMRIDESNSRAHIHLQLRVRALLFDKASISLFLRSNPLSSSSLASSSIAVSKLNPSYLRLCGDDVYFTLENSAQDWVQQWEGGVLSNTASSKENDEKENSDKEDRQHHSTVGLNQNIKK; this is translated from the exons ATGTCTCTAATGGGGGAGGAGGGTCGGAGCTACGAACTGGCCAGAAAGCTCGAGGCCTGCGGGGTGTGGCGCTCGTGGCTGGGCGACTTCAAATATGCCGGTTTCTCCGATTTCCTCAACTCGCCTTCCTCATGGAAAGCCTTCATGCGGATCGACGAGTCCAATTCTAGGGCTCATATCCATCTCCAACTCCGGGTTCGAGCGCTCCTCTTCGACAAGGCCAgcatctctctcttcctccgCTCCAATCCGTTGTCTTCTTCGTCTCTAGCATCTTCTTCTATTGCAGTTTCAAAGCTCAATCCGAGTT ATTTGAGATTGTGCGGTGATGACGTTTACTTCACGTTGGAGAACTCTGCACAAGACTGGGTACAACAGTGGGAAGGTGGTGTTTTGTCCAATACGGCGTCTTCCAAG gaaaatgacgaGAAAGAAAATTCAGATAAAGAGGATCGACAACACCACAGCACGGTCG GATTGAACCAAAATATCAAGAAATAG
- the LOC122275935 gene encoding uncharacterized protein LOC122275935 isoform X5 gives MSLMGEEGRSYELARKLEACGVWRSWLGDFKYAGFSDFLNSPSSWKAFMRIDESNSRAHIHLQLRVRALLFDKASISLFLRSNPLSSSSLASSSIAVSKLNPSCESSIRFSACFFGCGFGDDVYFTLENSAQDWVQQWEGGVLSNTASSKD, from the exons ATGTCTCTAATGGGGGAGGAGGGTCGGAGCTACGAACTGGCCAGAAAGCTCGAGGCCTGCGGGGTGTGGCGCTCGTGGCTGGGCGACTTCAAATATGCCGGTTTCTCCGATTTCCTCAACTCGCCTTCCTCATGGAAAGCCTTCATGCGGATCGACGAGTCCAATTCTAGGGCTCATATCCATCTCCAACTCCGGGTTCGAGCGCTCCTCTTCGACAAGGCCAgcatctctctcttcctccgCTCCAATCCGTTGTCTTCTTCGTCTCTAGCATCTTCTTCTATTGCAGTTTCAAAGCTCAATCCGAGTTGTGAGTCTTCAATTAGATTCTCAGCATGTTTTTTTGGCTGTGGATT CGGTGATGACGTTTACTTCACGTTGGAGAACTCTGCACAAGACTGGGTACAACAGTGGGAAGGTGGTGTTTTGTCCAATACGGCGTCTTCCAAG GATTGA